AGGACCTGTCACTGGACGCTATTTCACTTCCATCTTTGTAAAGAATAAAGCTCATATGCTGGTGGGGGGTGGAGCAATTGAACGTCACTCGGGCACCAGGGGTGACCACAGGGCTGGCCCATGTCTTGAAGAAGGGCTTAGGGTACATTTCtagaaggcaaaaaacaaaaacaaaaacaaaaaacaaaatacaacacaaAACCAAATTAAgatcaagaaagagagaaagcaaatatAGCAAATATTGGTTCTAGGAGGCTTCTCTGCTTTTAAGTAAGCGCATTTAAAAAGTAAGGTAAATCCACTTTGCAGATGGACTTCTCACACAGGGACCCTTCAACCCCACCCCTCACTACCTCCAGATGAGTCCTCAGTGTGATCAGGGCAGGCAATGGAGGCTAGTAAAAAGGTAGAATTTTTCTTGGGGCTCTGctgattctctgagcctcagtttgcccatTTGGACAAGGGGAAAATGGTACCTGCTTCACCCACCTTGAAGAGTTGCTCTATGGTGAAGTGAGATAATTGATGTGAAAATAATTCGAAAAATTAAATCACCCTCCACGAACCAAAGCTATTAATAACGATTATGGCTATTAATATCGTGCAGCCAGAGGCCCTGGCACTCCCAGCGCCACGCCTGCCTGGCTCTAAGATTGGACACAGGCTCTCAGGACCAGCAgcaaagtttgctgcagggagaGGAGTGTCTGACCCAGGGCTTTGCCTTTCCCTCCACCCTGCCCCCTTTCGTCACACAGCCTTTTCAGCTCTACCTTTTATGACAAGCTCCAGCGGCTCACTGGGCTCAGACCACTTGAAGGGGCGTTTTTCAGTGTGAGTGCGGCAGCTGTAATTGCCTTCGTCTTTATCCTCCATTCTCTGGATTGTAAAGAAGGCTTCTCTTCCAACGGCACCAAGTTGCTGGACAGGTTCTTGCTCTCCCTCCTTATACAGAGCAAACCCCATGCCTGCCAGCCATCCTTTGCACCGGAGTTGTAGTTCCTGGCCCCGGATTGGGGGGGAAGCAGAAATGACAGGTTTGGGGAGGATGTCTGGAAAACAGAATGGGGTGAAAAAGGAGTCAGAAGTTTGCAGTTGCCCAGATGGGATACTCAGGGTCACTTTGTCAGCAAATAAAGACGTTCATTCTGGGCTGGCCCTAGGCTCTTCCAGTCAGTCTCCTCACACTCTCTTTCCCATTctgcccctccccctaccccataaCCCCCTACCATTTCAGTGCCCCTCCTCTCCTACATGCAGCACAAGCCCCTTGGGCTCCAGGGTCCCTGTGAGTTCATTCTCTCACTCCCAGGAGCAGTGTTGCAGTCCCAGGGGCACTGGGGATAACTCCCGGAGACCCTCTACCTTTTCTTACCTGTCCCCACCAGCTCAAGTGCCTCACTGGGCTCCGATACAGCCATCTCCTCCCATGAATGGCAGTGGTAGCTCCCGGTGTGACTCTGGGTCAGGGCGCCAAGGGGGAAGGCAGCCCGGACCTGCTCTGAGGCCGGGCGAGTGGCGATCCACCCAGTCCCGTCCTTCAGCAACACAAACTCCTTAGTTGAGCCAGAAGGGCTTCTGCACCAGAGGGTTAAGTTCTTCCACGGGGCCAGAGGAAAGTTGGTCTCTGCCCACAGCTCAGGCTTAGGGGTTGGCATGACTATTTCTAGAAACAGCAGAATTAatgaagccatcctcccgcctcccttctcctccctcctccttgccCTTGAACCCCCTACCCAGATCACACTGCCCACCTCCCCTTGCAACCTAAATCCAaaccctttccttctttccttccttcctcaggtGCTGGGGAAAGGGGAAGCTGGTGTCTTATAGCTGAGCCTCAGAAAAGTGCAGAAGCTTGGAGGAAATTTTGCAGGCAGAAAGGCAAAGTTGGAGGCTGAATTTTGCCAGCAGCTTTAGCAAGTGCCCCTTCCTGGCTGTCCTTCCCTCCCAACCAGTCACTCCCTGGCCAATGACACTGACGCTCTGTAGTTATTTCGGATCTCTAGGGAGGAATGTCCCAGTCTGGAGCAGGAAAAACTCACCAGTCTCTTCTATCAATACCCCATTGCACAGTCCTGCAAAAGAAATTGCTGCCAGGACTCGGCCCCCTCCCTCACCGGGACTTCACCCCGGCCTTCTGCCCGGGCCCCTTCCCCCACTTGTACTCACCACAGCAGAGAAGGGCCGTGACTATGAAGAGCATGGTGACCCCTTGAGCTGTTCCCAGCAACCAGGCTTCTCTAGTGAGACCAGAAAAGAGATGAGAGGAGTTGCTGGGATGAGGGGGAGGGTGGAGGAAAGGGGGCGGCAATTTATGTCATTGGCTTACTCGATACCCAATGGGGACTGGATATGGCCAAGATAATGGGATATAATCTTATTTGACAtcaatgacttttctttttgagGGCCTTACCACCTACAAACCTCTTGCTCTTTCATGACCCACGTGtcccccctgccccctccccactccccagcctATATCATATGTCAGCTCCCCATGGCCCCTGATTAGGCTGTTGCTGGAATTGAGATGTCGGATGTGAAAATGCTTTTACATTATTTGGAGCTCTCAGAACCCCTGGAGCTCATTGTGATCGGCAGCTctgggtggtgtgtgtgggggtggagggagaaaCTGTGAGTATTTCTCAGTCATCAAGTTTAAGTTTGGAAGCAGTTGTTGTGGCAGTATTGGTCCTCAGACCCACCTGCCTCACCTGCCTTTGTTATGGAAGGGTTGCCTAGGCAGCTGTGGTGAATTACTAGAAGATTGTCAGTGCTGAGCTAAGCTTTTCAGAGAGTAGAAACTCTCCCCTCACCCAGATTGTAACTAGAAATGTGCAGCAGCTTTGGATCATGGGTCTTGTAGTATTAGATGATATTAACCCAAAATCCATTGGACAATTTTTACTTAGAAAACACTGACCATCCTTCCTGGTGAGGAAAACATGATTTTCAAGCTGCTTTCTCTGAAATCTGGTTCCTGATCTTATTCTTTGATGCAGTGTtgctgggctggggtggggcacagaaagctacattttttttttttttctaaccactGGCTTGGAGATTACTCTAATGAGTACAGGACTCAGGTCAGGTTCCGGAAAGAAGTAGAACTTGACCCCTGCTGAAACTTTTTGAAAACTCAAAGGGTGGTGGTTTTTGCAGAAGGCTTAGGTGGCTCCCTTCTGGTTGCCCAAGTATTCTGTCCCTCAGATTCCAGTGgaaaacacagacacatataatcataatcataatcataatccaTTGTGCATTGAATACTCCCAGACACACTGACCACAGTTGCAGGGCGGGGGCTACAGCCAGAAGCAGGGAGTAGGGGGAAGTAGACAAGGTATTCAGGAGCTAACATCCCTACTAGGTCAGAAGTGGTCATTTCTCTCCTTGTTCCCAGTAGAGTAGCCTGAGCACAAGCCATGGGGATGAGAGAGGCAGATGGCCCAGAGCACACCACAGAATCAAAGGAAATGGCCAGAGAATCTGTTTGGCCTGTGAGTTTGTGAGTCAGAGGAAACAGTCTGATTCTGTTGCCCCGTCCAATATCACATCAGATGGCCATCCAGGTCAAGTCTATATTCCCAGAATGCTCTGCACAGGTGGTTGGAGGCCACAGTGTCAGAGACTGGTTACTAAGGCAACTAGGATACGTCACAAAGCTTAATAGCTCCTGAGAGCTAGGGATAAGGGTGAAAAGTTGGGATAGGAGTTGGATAACAGTCTGGGAGACAGGACAGCATGGCTTCTTACAAGAGGAAAAATCCAGAACAAGTTAATGAAGGAGACATCAATCATCTCTGAGGGCAGGATGGTTTGTAGGGGAGATTTGGGCACCCTCTGGGGGGGATGTCAGTGAATGTAGTTCTGATTACTCCTCCTGCCTCTGAGAACTATGCATTTCTCCACCCGCTGGCTTGAGTGCTGACCCCTCTGTGAGACGAAAGAAACAGCTGGGGTGAGAAAGTCTTGTTCCCTAAGCCCAGAAGATGGGGGTTCTATAGGGTTTGCCTCTGTGGCTGGTCTCAACTAGGGCATGACTCATTCTTCAGACTCTGTTAGGTTGGGGAACAGGGGGCTGGGACAAGACAGTTACCTGATTCTGAGTCTCCGACACTTCCACCTTATCCACAGCACTACCAACAGCAAGGCAACAAGCTGCATGATTAGAGACAACCTGATAGCTTCATTCAGAATGTAATTCCAGGTGAGATAGCCTGTGGCCAGAGAAGACCAGAATCAGAGGCCTTGATGGGGACAGGCGCAGGTGAATACATTCATGGGGTGAGGACAATCTGGTTACTGAGAGTGCTTAtattgggaaggtgaggcagaagtggccttccttttcatggagaatgGGAGCCTTGAAATTATCCTGCTAACTGCCTTTGAGGAATTGTGAGACCACCCCAGGGGAAGGGTGCTGAAACCCTTGGGCTCTGATTTTCAGGCCTCTGACTCCCTTTCCCATATCTTTCTGGGCACTGATCTGGGATCCCTGGGGTATGGAGGAGCATTCCTCTGAAGAACTATCCTCTCACCTGCTGGTCCCATCAGCTTCAGGGGCTCACTGCGATGTGACCAGATGTTAGGATGTGTCTCTACGCGATAGCTGCAACTGTAGGTCCCTGTGCCTTTCCCATCAACATTACTGATGATGAAGTCTCCGTTTACTGAGAATTTTTggaatgtttctctttcttcccattcCAGAGAAAATTCCAGTACTGGATGAGATACTCGGCACTGAAGGGTGATGGCCTTTCCTAGCTTGAACACAGTGCTTGGCCAAGCTGACAGGGAGGGTTTGGGGGGCTTATCTGAAACCAATCCAGAGACCAGAGTGAGAAGTGACCCCAAACCCAGTACCCTCTCccccagaaaatgtttctgagttcCCCATTtgatcttctcttcctttccacttccacTTGGTCAGTGGCTTCAAGATTTGACTGTGCACTAGAATTCCTTTGCCCACCCCTTGGTGATCTAAAGATTCCTGGTTCCTTACCTTCAATCAGGAAGACCTCATACCTGTAAGCTTCCCCTggcctaaagaaaaataattttcctaggGGTTACAATGGGACTGTGCCATACTGAGAGGTGGAGCTTGAGGAACAATCCTGGGAGACAAGGTCCCTAAAGTTTTGGAAGAAAGTTCTACACCAccttcctggtgtgtgtgtgtgtgtgtatgtgtgtgtgtgttttgctcaTAGCTCTCAGAGGATATGAGGCTACTAGCTCCTTCTTACAACACCACAATGATGATAAAAACAAACAGGTTGATAATAAAAACAGTTGTTAACACTTGCCTACAACCGTAAGCTCCACAGTGTTGTGTGATGGCATCCTAATGGAGGTCTTCCAGGTGAAAAGATAGTGGCAGCTATAGATGCCAGTATCACTGTAGGTTACATTGTTGAGGAAGAATGATGTGTTGTCATCGATGCTGGTCGCATCCAAAAACTGAAGTGGTTTGTCTTCTCCTTTCTTATAGAGTGCAAGACCCACTCCATCCACTGGTCCTCGACACCATAGGCTCACATTCTGACCCATTTGGACCACAGCACTGGGCCAAGCAAACAGCCAGGTCTTGGGGAAAGTGTCTAGGACGAGACCCAGAATAAAAAGCACTGGTGATTTCACTTCCTGCTCCCACtccttaagatttttttccttctcttcctccaaaCCACCCTTGGAAAAACCTGCCTACACCCAGTTTTACAAATTCTTCTCCCTTCTCTACTGTTAACCCTGGCCACAGGATTAGGTTCTCCAGGGAGCACAGAGGGAGATTTATATCCTTAGCCATTAACCTAAGTTTCGTGGCATACCCGTCTCTTACCAGTTACCCAGATTTTCAGGACATCACTAAGGAGTGAACCTCTATATGACGCATCATAGTAAAAACAGAGGTAATGTCCAGTATCTTGGATCTTCAAAGTCTGGAAGAAGAAATTTGcctcattttttattgtcttcttGTGGTAAAAGGATTTCTCCAAGTCTTCAACCCTCATTAGAGCAAAGGTCATTCCATAGATTGGCCCTTGGCACCTGAGATTCAGGCTTTCTCCAGGTGCCATGATGGGCCCAGGATGGGCTGTCAAAGTTGGTTTGGGGTAGAGTCCTACAAACGGAAGAGACCCTAAAGTTAGAGGCAAGATGATTCTTtccttttgtcttgttttctctttcttaatttctttgaaCAAGAAGTGGTAGCTGAAGTTTACCTTCTCTTTCTATCCCTTCCTTGGATCTCTGCCTCTATAACATAATCAAGGGTAGATTCACTTATGCCCCTGTTCTCTCTCAAGAATCTGTCAGCTTCACTGAGCTCTAACCATGTGTAGGGGTGTATCTCAGTGGAAGATCTACATCCATAATTCCCTGTATCTTTAGGCCCCTGAAATGCCAAATGTAGTTCTTTCAACCACCAGAAAAACCAAACCTCTGAAAATAACTTTGTTTTCATCTTTGCAGAGCATGAATGCCACTGAAGTATTAAGGAGAGCTTTTGAATACATTAAGCTCATTTAAGACCCTACTTCTACAACAAGACTGAAAGAAGCCAATAAAGAGGGTTTGGCCAGTAAGTCTGCAACCCAGAGAAATCTCTGTTATGGGGccacacattcctttccatgaatTGTTTCTCCAAGGAGATTTTACATGAAAGTGAGGGCAAACCTCACCTCTTACCACTCCTTCCTACCCCCACCCCAATGCCAGGCACACTTATCTATTCAttaaggaaggatcagctctgtcaTATGCTCACTGAGCATTTAGTATGCATCAAGCATCATGTAGGTCTAGGTGTGTATGAGTAAAGAAGACACAGTCTCTGCTAGCAAAAAGCTCATGAACTGGTTGGTGGGGGATATTGGTGAACAGGTAACTATGGAAGTGTATGTTAGTGGAATCTATGCTGAAAGGGCATGAGTACAACAAACATTCATACACTCAGTTCAAACAGGCAGTTTTTTGTTCTTTGATCCTCAATAAAAAGCTATACTAACAAAATTAATATctaccatttattgagaacttatatgccaggcactgtacatatatatttgggcaaatcctcacaacaaccctgtgaggtaggcattattattaaaccaattttgcagatcaggaaactgaggcacagagagaagcaTTACACAGTAGATCAGATAGATACTGTTATCCCATTTTTAGAGTAGAGGAAGCCAAAGCACAGAAaagtgaagtgacttgctcaagaccACACAGGGAGGCAGTGTCAGAAATGGAACTAGAAACCAGTATTACTGCTTCTAAGTTTAGGGTACTTTCTGTAGCACCACAGCTTTCCCCAAGCCTATTTAGCTGGATGGAGAGACTAAAGCAAATGTGGCCAATTTCATCTAGAAACCTCCAGGCCATGGGGTGGGGGAGTTGGGGCTGGGACATGTCTGGCATTTTATATTTTGGGGAAATTTCTTCTATATTTAGAGATTGGTGCTGCCTTACTAGCTCTACTGATAGGGAACCAAGATGATTTATAAAGCCATTTCTAAAATATGAGCTATCacattctttgtcattttttttgtttgtttttactcacCAACACTAGCaatccattctgttttccacatataaaaataacaattacaaataaaatacatttgcaaACTTAAAACTCCATTTATAAGATTGCAgtggcagtgcctggcacatattaggtgctcaataaatactggttgaattaatgaatgaatgcatgataTTCAACAAGTTGAGAACAACAAAGCTGTGATGAGCTGAAGCTGCTGGCTAGTTGGCTAGGCTCCTTTACTAGCCAAATGATTGGCTCCCATACATCTGCCTTGCAGCACATGCGATTCTAATTTATATCTCAGTAAAACTTCAAAAGACTCTAGCTCATGGGGCCTTGCAGGGCCTAGAAACTGGCTGAGGAAAGTAAAATCAGAAACCCTAGCTCAACCAGCCATGATACCTGGGACAACAATTGCCAGATGCCAGCAGCCATAGCCACACCCACCTGCTACAACCAGCTTCAGGGGGTTGCTGGGCTCTGACCACAGGGTGGGGAGCATCTGGATATGAGTGCGGCAGATGTAAACCCCTTCATCCTCAGGTGTCAGGTTGTCAATGGAGAATATGGCCATTGTCCCAGTTGGGACTTGGTAGTCCACAGGCTCTGCATATCCCTCTTTAAACAGCATGAATACCAAATCCTGCAGCCAGCCATGGCAGAGGATGTTAACATTACATCCAGGAAGAGGGGGGGTCTCAGCCTGAATCCAGAAGATGGGCTTGGGCAGTTGGCCTGGAAGGACAGAATGAACTGGAATTAGGTAAAGCAAGGATAGTACTGTCTAGGGAGCGGCAGAGGAGAGCTCTACTTTAATTGAGGTTTCCCTGTATGATCCTTATTTGCCACCCCTCCTTCTCCCATCTCTGCTCCAGAGTCTGCATCCCCCCTCTGCATTGCCCAGTACAAAGTAGGCCCTTATTTACTAACATCCCAAATTGCACTTGGGATGTGTGCTTGCATGCATTTGAGAAACAAACTCTCCCCTGGATGGCAAGTTTGAATCTCAGGAGCTGGAGTTGATTCTTGAGTATCACTATCTTCTTACCTGGTGCCTCCAACTCTAGAACTTTACTGGGCTTTGACCAGCCTGTCTCCTTCCAGTAGCAGCACCGGTAAAGACCTGCATTGGACTCAGTAAGGGCACCTATaaggaatgaaacttggaagGTCTTGTGGGAAGGGTGGATCCAGGTCATCTGTGTCTTATCCTTCAGCAGCAGGAACTTGCTTGATATCCGAGAGGGGCTTCGGCACCAAAGCGTGATGTTCTCCCAAGGGGCCTGGGGGTAGTTGGACTCTATCCACAGCTCCGGTTGAGGGTCCATCACTGTTATTCCCAAATATCAAAAAGATATGAGCAGTCCAACCctctccctcccataacatgtccCACAATGTCCCTTAAAATTAGCCCCGACCCAGATCCCTCATTTTGTCTTCCCTTGGGGACAGGAGTGTGCTCCTGTGGGGCATCGTATAAGAACCCCAAGATATTTTGTCAAGGGGTCCAAACGAGTCGGAGAATAAAGTCTGATGGTTTCTTTTCCATCTGAGATAAAGCTTTTTCACCATGCTATAGGAAACCAAGTC
This genomic stretch from Pongo pygmaeus isolate AG05252 chromosome X, NHGRI_mPonPyg2-v2.0_pri, whole genome shotgun sequence harbors:
- the IGSF1 gene encoding immunoglobulin superfamily member 1 isoform X3, with the protein product MTLDRPGEGATMLKTFTVLLFCIRMSLGMTSIVMDPQPELWIESNYPQAPWENITLWCRSPSRISSKFLLLKDKTQMTWIHPSHKTFQVSFLIGALTESNAGLYRCCYWKETGWSKPSKVLELEAPGQLPKPIFWIQAETPPLPGCNVNILCHGWLQDLVFMLFKEGYAEPVDYQVPTGTMAIFSIDNLTPEDEGVYICRTHIQMLPTLWSEPSNPLKLVVAGLYPKPTLTAHPGPIMAPGESLNLRCQGPIYGMTFALMRVEDLEKSFYHKKTIKNEANFFFQTLKIQDTGHYLCFYYDASYRGSLLSDVLKIWVTDTFPKTWLFAWPSAVVQMGQNVSLWCRGPVDGVGLALYKKGEDKPLQFLDATSIDDNTSFFLNNVTYSDTGIYSCHYLFTWKTSIRMPSHNTVELTVVDKPPKPSLSAWPSTVFKLGKAITLQCRVSHPVLEFSLEWEERETFQKFSVNGDFIISNVDGKGTGTYSCSYRVETHPNIWSHRSEPLKLMGPAGYLTWNYILNEAIRLSLIMQLVALLLVVLWIRWKCRRLRIREAWLLGTAQGVTMLFIVTALLCCAISFAGLCNGVLIEETEIVMPTPKPELWAETNFPLAPWKNLTLWCRSPSGSTKEFVLLKDGTGWIATRPASEQVRAAFPLGALTQSHTGSYHCHSWEEMAVSEPSEALELVGTDILPKPVISASPPIRGQELQLRCKGWLAGMGFALYKEGEQEPVQQLGAVGREAFFTIQRMEDKDEGNYSCRTHTEKRPFKWSEPSEPLELVIKEMYPKPFFKTWASPVVTPGARVTFNCSTPHQHMSFILYKDGSEIASSDRSWASPGASAAHFLIISVGIGDGGNYSCRYYDFSIWSEPSNPVELVVTEFYPKPTLLAQPGPVVFPGKSVTLRCQGTFQGMRFALLQEGAHVPLQFRSVSGNSADFLLHTVGAEDSGNYSCIYYETTMSNRGSYLSMPLMIWVTDTFPKPWLFAEPSSVVPMGQNVTLWCRGPVHGVGYILHKEGEATSMQLWGSTSNDGAFPITNISGASMGRYSCCYHPDWTSSIKIQPSNTLELIVTGLLPKPSLLAQPGPMVAPGENMTLQCQGELPDSTFVLLKEGAQEPLEQQRPTSNHSDSLEIWVTDKPPKPSLSAWPSTMFKLGKDITLQCRGPLPGVEFVLEHDGEEAPQQFSEDGDFVINNVEGKGIGNYSCSYRLQAYPDIWSEPSDPLELVGAAGPVAQECTVGNIVRSSLIVVVVVALGVVLAIEWKKWPRLRTRGSETDGRDQTIALEECNQEGEPGTPANSPSSTSQRISVELPVPI
- the IGSF1 gene encoding immunoglobulin superfamily member 1 isoform X2; protein product: MTLDRPGEGATMLKTFTVLLFCIRMSLGMTSIVMDPQPELWIESNYPQAPWENITLWCRSPSRISSKFLLLKDKTQMTWIHPSHKTFQVSFLIGALTESNAGLYRCCYWKETGWSKPSKVLELEAPGQLPKPIFWIQAETPPLPGCNVNILCHGWLQDLVFMLFKEGYAEPVDYQVPTGTMAIFSIDNLTPEDEGVYICRTHIQMLPTLWSEPSNPLKLVVAGLYPKPTLTAHPGPIMAPGESLNLRCQGPIYGMTFALMRVEDLEKSFYHKKTIKNEANFFFQTLKIQDTGHYLCFYYDASYRGSLLSDVLKIWVTDTFPKTWLFAWPSAVVQMGQNVSLWCRGPVDGVGLALYKKGEDKPLQFLDATSIDDNTSFFLNNVTYSDTGIYSCHYLFTWKTSIRMPSHNTVELTVVDKPPKPSLSAWPSTVFKLGKAITLQCRVSHPVLEFSLEWEERETFQKFSVNGDFIISNVDGKGTGTYSCSYRVETHPNIWSHRSEPLKLMGPAGYLTWNYILNEAIRLSLIMQLVALLLVVLWIRWKCRRLRIREAWLLGTAQGVTMLFIVTALLCCGLCNGVLIEETEIVMPTPKPELWAETNFPLAPWKNLTLWCRSPSGSTKEFVLLKDGTGWIATRPASEQVRAAFPLGALTQSHTGSYHCHSWEEMAVSEPSEALELVGTDILPKPVISASPPIRGQELQLRCKGWLAGMGFALYKEGEQEPVQQLGAVGREAFFTIQRMEDKDEGNYSCRTHTEKRPFKWSEPSEPLELVIKEMYPKPFFKTWASPVVTPGARVTFNCSTPHQHMSFILYKDGSEIASSDRSWASPGASAAHFLIISVGIGDGGNYSCRYYDFSIWSEPSNPVELVVTEFYPKPTLLAQPGPVVFPGKSVTLRCQGTFQGMRFALLQEGAHVPLQFRSVSGNSADFLLHTVGAEDSGNYSCIYYETTMSNRGSYLSMPLMIWVTDTFPKPWLFAEPSSVVPMGQNVTLWCRGPVHGVGYILHKEGEATSMQLWGSTSNDGAFPITNISGASMGRYSCCYHPDWTSSIKIQPSNTLELIVTGLLPKPSLLAQPGPMVAPGENMTLQCQGELPDSTFVLLKEGAQEPLEQQRPSGYRADFWMPAVRGEDSGIYSCVYYLDSAPFAASNHSDSLEIWVTDKPPKPSLSAWPSTMFKLGKDITLQCRGPLPGVEFVLEHDGEEAPQQFSEDGDFVINNVEGKGIGNYSCSYRLQAYPDIWSEPSDPLELVGAAGPVAQECTVGNIVRSSLIVVVVVALGVVLAIEWKKWPRLRTRGSETDGRDQTIALEECNQEGEPGTPANSPSSTSQRISVELPVPI
- the IGSF1 gene encoding immunoglobulin superfamily member 1 isoform X1, encoding MTLDRPGEGATMLKTFTVLLFCIRMSLGMTSIVMDPQPELWIESNYPQAPWENITLWCRSPSRISSKFLLLKDKTQMTWIHPSHKTFQVSFLIGALTESNAGLYRCCYWKETGWSKPSKVLELEAPGQLPKPIFWIQAETPPLPGCNVNILCHGWLQDLVFMLFKEGYAEPVDYQVPTGTMAIFSIDNLTPEDEGVYICRTHIQMLPTLWSEPSNPLKLVVAGLYPKPTLTAHPGPIMAPGESLNLRCQGPIYGMTFALMRVEDLEKSFYHKKTIKNEANFFFQTLKIQDTGHYLCFYYDASYRGSLLSDVLKIWVTDTFPKTWLFAWPSAVVQMGQNVSLWCRGPVDGVGLALYKKGEDKPLQFLDATSIDDNTSFFLNNVTYSDTGIYSCHYLFTWKTSIRMPSHNTVELTVVDKPPKPSLSAWPSTVFKLGKAITLQCRVSHPVLEFSLEWEERETFQKFSVNGDFIISNVDGKGTGTYSCSYRVETHPNIWSHRSEPLKLMGPAGYLTWNYILNEAIRLSLIMQLVALLLVVLWIRWKCRRLRIREAWLLGTAQGVTMLFIVTALLCCAISFAGLCNGVLIEETEIVMPTPKPELWAETNFPLAPWKNLTLWCRSPSGSTKEFVLLKDGTGWIATRPASEQVRAAFPLGALTQSHTGSYHCHSWEEMAVSEPSEALELVGTDILPKPVISASPPIRGQELQLRCKGWLAGMGFALYKEGEQEPVQQLGAVGREAFFTIQRMEDKDEGNYSCRTHTEKRPFKWSEPSEPLELVIKEMYPKPFFKTWASPVVTPGARVTFNCSTPHQHMSFILYKDGSEIASSDRSWASPGASAAHFLIISVGIGDGGNYSCRYYDFSIWSEPSNPVELVVTEFYPKPTLLAQPGPVVFPGKSVTLRCQGTFQGMRFALLQEGAHVPLQFRSVSGNSADFLLHTVGAEDSGNYSCIYYETTMSNRGSYLSMPLMIWVTDTFPKPWLFAEPSSVVPMGQNVTLWCRGPVHGVGYILHKEGEATSMQLWGSTSNDGAFPITNISGASMGRYSCCYHPDWTSSIKIQPSNTLELIVTGLLPKPSLLAQPGPMVAPGENMTLQCQGELPDSTFVLLKEGAQEPLEQQRPSGYRADFWMPAVRGEDSGIYSCVYYLDSAPFAASNHSDSLEIWVTDKPPKPSLSAWPSTMFKLGKDITLQCRGPLPGVEFVLEHDGEEAPQQFSEDGDFVINNVEGKGIGNYSCSYRLQAYPDIWSEPSDPLELVGAAGPVAQECTVGNIVRSSLIVVVVVALGVVLAIEWKKWPRLRTRGSETDGRDQTIALEECNQEGEPGTPANSPSSTSQRISVELPVPI